A single region of the Alteriqipengyuania flavescens genome encodes:
- a CDS encoding arginine N-succinyltransferase, with translation MSFRLRASRPSDLEHLYEMAKLTGGGFTNLPPDRDALAKKLETSAKAFANTGSDLVDETFVLVLENTETGQVRGTCQLMTQVGQQWPFYSYRLNTLTQHSQELDRTVRAELLSLTTDLEGCSEVGGLFLHPGERAGGLGLLLARSRYLFIKMHRQRFAGRILAELRGIIDDRGGSPFWDGVAGRFFGMTFQEADYFNAINGNQFIADLMPKHPVYVAMLDDDARDVIGLPHPTGRAAMRMLEKEGFRYEGYVDIFDGGPTMLARTDDVVSVKDARGGEVTGVGLEDGAASTASIVATGSLADFRSCYGRAAWGDDGVQLGTAAAETLGVGVGDQVHAVAR, from the coding sequence GTGAGTTTCCGTTTGCGGGCCAGCCGCCCGTCCGATCTCGAACACCTGTACGAAATGGCCAAGCTGACCGGCGGCGGTTTTACCAACCTGCCGCCCGATCGCGACGCGCTGGCCAAGAAACTGGAAACGAGCGCGAAGGCCTTTGCCAACACCGGCAGCGATCTGGTGGACGAGACCTTCGTGCTGGTGCTCGAAAACACGGAAACCGGGCAAGTGCGCGGCACGTGCCAGCTGATGACGCAGGTCGGCCAGCAGTGGCCGTTCTATTCTTATCGCCTCAACACGCTGACCCAGCACAGCCAGGAACTCGATCGCACGGTGCGGGCCGAACTGCTCAGCCTGACGACCGATCTGGAAGGCTGCAGCGAAGTGGGCGGGCTGTTCCTCCATCCCGGGGAACGGGCCGGCGGGCTCGGCCTGTTGCTGGCGCGCAGCCGTTACCTGTTCATCAAGATGCACCGGCAGCGGTTTGCCGGCCGCATCCTGGCCGAATTGCGCGGCATCATCGACGATCGCGGCGGGTCGCCGTTCTGGGACGGGGTGGCCGGGCGCTTCTTCGGCATGACCTTCCAGGAAGCGGACTATTTCAACGCCATCAACGGCAACCAGTTCATCGCCGACCTGATGCCCAAGCACCCGGTCTATGTCGCCATGCTGGACGACGATGCGCGCGACGTCATCGGCCTGCCCCACCCCACCGGCCGCGCGGCGATGCGGATGCTCGAAAAAGAAGGCTTCCGCTATGAAGGCTATGTCGACATTTTCGATGGCGGGCCGACCATGCTGGCGCGCACCGACGACGTGGTGAGCGTGAAGGACGCGCGCGGCGGCGAGGTGACGGGCGTGGGGCTGGAAGACGGCGCCGCCTCGACCGCGTCGATCGTGGCAACGGGCTCGCTGGCGGACTTCCGCAGCTGCTATGGCCGCGCGGCGTGGGGCGATGACGGGGTGCAGCTGGGTACGGCGGCGGCGGAAACGCTCGGCGTCGGTGTCGGCGACCAGGTCCACGCGGTGGCACGATGA
- a CDS encoding N-succinylarginine dihydrolase, with amino-acid sequence MSRASKLVEINFDGIVGPSHNYAGLSLGNIASSSHAGDVSHPRAAALQGLAKMRGNMARGLPQGFLLPLPRPNGDYLARLGADSATDRRLLAQSWSASSMWTANAATVSPAPDTADGTCHLTPANLVTMPHRAQEWPDTKRMLELAFADPAHFTIHDPVPPTFGDEGAANHMRLCEGHGARGVEIFVYGESGGPFPARQHEQASRAVARLHGLAPARTLFIEQNPEAIAAGAFHNDVVAVANERVLFTHERAFARPKEAYAEIREAFPALELVVVPEAEVGLGEAIKTYLFNAQLVTLPDGSTALIVPGECMESGAVRSWAERTTASNGPIRQVIPVDVRQSMANGGGPACLRLRVVADPETVDARFMLDENKADRIARIIERHWPESIAPSQLGDEALAREVVAAREALLQELDLGELA; translated from the coding sequence ATGAGCAGGGCGTCGAAGCTGGTCGAAATCAATTTCGACGGCATCGTCGGGCCGAGCCACAATTACGCCGGCCTCAGCCTCGGCAACATCGCCTCGTCCAGCCATGCGGGCGACGTGTCGCATCCGCGCGCCGCGGCGCTGCAGGGTCTCGCCAAGATGCGCGGCAACATGGCGCGCGGCCTGCCGCAGGGATTCCTGCTGCCGCTGCCGCGCCCGAACGGTGACTACCTGGCGCGGCTAGGGGCCGACAGCGCGACCGATCGCCGCCTGCTGGCGCAAAGCTGGTCAGCCAGCTCAATGTGGACCGCCAATGCCGCTACGGTAAGCCCCGCACCCGACACGGCAGACGGCACCTGCCACCTGACGCCCGCCAACCTCGTCACCATGCCGCACCGCGCGCAGGAATGGCCAGACACCAAGCGGATGCTCGAACTGGCCTTTGCCGACCCCGCGCATTTCACGATCCACGATCCCGTGCCGCCCACTTTCGGAGACGAGGGCGCGGCCAACCACATGCGCCTGTGCGAAGGGCACGGCGCGCGCGGTGTGGAGATCTTCGTCTATGGCGAAAGCGGCGGCCCCTTCCCCGCCCGCCAGCACGAACAGGCCAGCCGCGCGGTCGCTCGCCTCCACGGCCTCGCTCCCGCGCGCACGCTGTTCATCGAGCAGAACCCCGAAGCGATCGCCGCCGGGGCCTTCCACAATGACGTCGTGGCCGTCGCCAACGAGCGGGTGCTGTTCACGCACGAGCGCGCCTTCGCCCGCCCTAAGGAGGCCTACGCCGAAATCCGCGAAGCCTTCCCCGCGCTGGAACTGGTGGTGGTGCCCGAAGCCGAAGTGGGCTTGGGCGAGGCGATCAAGACCTACCTTTTCAACGCGCAGCTGGTCACGCTGCCCGACGGATCGACCGCGCTGATCGTGCCGGGCGAGTGCATGGAATCGGGCGCGGTGCGCAGCTGGGCGGAGCGGACGACCGCTTCCAACGGCCCGATCCGCCAGGTCATCCCGGTCGACGTGCGTCAGTCCATGGCCAACGGCGGCGGCCCCGCCTGTTTGCGCCTGCGCGTGGTCGCGGACCCGGAAACGGTCGACGCGCGTTTCATGCTCGATGAAAACAAGGCCGACCGCATTGCCCGCATTATCGAGCGCCACTGGCCGGAAAGCATCGCGCCCAGCCAGCTCGGCGACGAGGCCTTGGCGCGTGAAGTGGTGGCAGCCCGCGAAGCCCTGTTGCAGGAACTCGATCTCGGCGAACTCGCATGA
- the mscL gene encoding large conductance mechanosensitive channel protein MscL has translation MLQEFKDFIAKGNVMELAVAVIIAGAFATIVGSLTDDLIMPLVGYIFGGADFSSYFILLSTPEGYTGSTTDYAALKEAGAAMIGYGAFITAVINFLILAFIIFLLVRYANKVTARFEKPAEEEGPAEPTEVELLKEIRDALKSGAPGAPQNGPMG, from the coding sequence GTGCTGCAGGAATTCAAGGATTTCATCGCCAAGGGCAACGTGATGGAACTGGCGGTCGCCGTGATCATCGCGGGCGCTTTCGCCACCATCGTCGGATCGCTGACCGACGATCTGATCATGCCGCTGGTCGGATATATCTTCGGCGGCGCCGATTTCTCCAGCTATTTCATCCTCCTGAGCACGCCGGAAGGTTACACCGGGTCGACCACGGACTACGCCGCGCTGAAGGAAGCGGGCGCGGCGATGATCGGCTACGGCGCCTTCATCACGGCGGTGATCAACTTCCTGATCCTGGCGTTCATCATCTTCCTGCTGGTCCGCTACGCCAACAAGGTGACCGCGCGATTCGAGAAGCCGGCGGAAGAGGAAGGCCCCGCCGAACCGACCGAGGTCGAACTGCTCAAGGAAATTCGCGACGCGCTGAAATCGGGCGCGCCGGGCGCCCCGCAGAACGGCCCGATGGGCTGA
- a CDS encoding LemA family protein: MSLARSARLMLVVMATAALAACGINSVPTKEEAAKARWADVESAYQRRADLIPNLVATVRGGAESELAILTEVTEARSRASSVQIDADDLSNPEKFQQFEAAQGELSGALSRLLVTVEAYPQITSSRGYDDLRTALESAENRIDNARTKYNAAVQDYNTEIRVFPSSIGANIIHGAEPMEAFKAEAGANEAPDIDAADLTPTGGN; this comes from the coding sequence ATGTCGCTTGCCCGTTCCGCCCGCCTTATGCTGGTCGTCATGGCCACCGCCGCGCTTGCCGCCTGCGGCATCAATTCCGTGCCCACCAAGGAAGAGGCTGCAAAGGCCCGCTGGGCGGACGTGGAAAGCGCCTACCAGCGCCGCGCCGACCTGATCCCCAACCTTGTCGCCACGGTGCGCGGCGGCGCGGAATCGGAACTCGCCATCCTGACCGAAGTGACCGAGGCGCGCAGCCGCGCAAGCTCGGTCCAGATCGATGCAGACGACCTTTCGAATCCGGAAAAGTTCCAGCAGTTCGAAGCCGCACAGGGCGAATTGAGCGGCGCGCTCAGCCGCCTGCTGGTAACGGTCGAGGCCTATCCCCAGATCACCAGCAGCCGCGGGTACGACGACCTGCGTACGGCGCTGGAAAGCGCGGAAAACCGCATCGACAATGCCCGCACCAAGTACAATGCGGCGGTGCAGGATTATAACACCGAAATCCGCGTGTTCCCGTCTTCCATCGGCGCAAACATCATTCACGGTGCGGAGCCGATGGAAGCGTTCAAGGCCGAAGCCGGTGCGAACGAAGCGCCCGATATCGACGCCGCCGACCTGACGCCGACCGGCGGCAATTGA
- a CDS encoding TPM domain-containing protein, with product MRHISACLAICLALLLALTAGGAAAQDFPPRPDGPVYDGAEILPDAQEAELDQRLRDYNAKTGRAVVVATVPSLDGEPAATYAPALGEAWGIGGQETEQGILLLVAPNEREVFIATARGAQTALTDIASGRIIRNDIVPAFKAGDYAGGIIAGVDGIIGWLDTEPADQLAIEEAERAAQRQNADVDASTVGSAFFWVMMILAFMFIFGRGGRRRGRRYRRGSGIGEVILWSALNSAMRSGGGGGGFGGGGGGGGFGGFGGGGGGFNGGGAGGSW from the coding sequence ATGCGCCACATCTCCGCGTGCCTGGCAATTTGCCTCGCCCTGCTCCTCGCGCTCACGGCGGGGGGCGCGGCGGCGCAGGATTTCCCGCCGCGGCCGGACGGCCCGGTCTATGACGGGGCCGAAATCCTGCCTGATGCGCAGGAGGCCGAGCTCGACCAGCGCCTGCGCGATTACAACGCGAAAACGGGCCGGGCCGTGGTCGTAGCCACCGTCCCTTCTCTGGATGGCGAGCCTGCCGCGACCTACGCGCCCGCGCTGGGCGAGGCATGGGGCATCGGCGGGCAGGAGACGGAACAGGGCATCCTGCTACTGGTCGCGCCCAACGAACGCGAGGTCTTCATCGCCACTGCGCGCGGCGCGCAGACCGCGCTGACCGATATCGCCAGCGGCCGGATTATTCGTAACGACATCGTCCCGGCCTTTAAGGCGGGCGACTACGCCGGCGGCATCATCGCCGGAGTTGACGGGATCATCGGCTGGCTGGACACCGAGCCTGCCGACCAGCTGGCGATCGAGGAGGCGGAGCGTGCCGCCCAGCGCCAGAACGCGGATGTCGATGCGTCCACCGTCGGCAGCGCGTTTTTCTGGGTCATGATGATCCTCGCCTTCATGTTCATTTTCGGCCGCGGCGGCCGTCGGCGCGGGCGCCGCTATCGCCGCGGCAGCGGCATCGGCGAAGTCATCCTGTGGTCCGCCCTCAACAGCGCCATGCGTAGCGGGGGCGGCGGTGGCGGCTTCGGCGGCGGTGGTGGAGGCGGCGGCTTCGGCGGTTTCGGCGGCGGTGGCGGCGGCTTCAACGGCGGCGGCGCCGGGGGGAGCTGGTAA
- a CDS encoding TPM domain-containing protein translates to MPSYLSETDHAKVTQAVRTAEEQTSGEIVTVLADRSDGYSDIALSWAAFLAFTVLTLAALFPDPPLRFYASLHATWNAEWSPGEVFAMASGMGILTFLVVWLLQFIDAVRFAMIPRIVKRNRVFDRAVSHFKVGAERRTHGRTGVLLYLSMREHRAEIVADETIAQKVDPEVWGEAMVDMLVQVKKGDIAGGLVAGIRDVGAVLAEHFPRQEDDQNELPDRLIEL, encoded by the coding sequence ATGCCATCCTATCTGTCGGAAACCGATCACGCCAAGGTGACGCAGGCCGTCCGCACGGCGGAGGAGCAGACGTCGGGCGAGATCGTAACCGTGCTGGCCGACCGGTCGGACGGGTACAGCGACATCGCGCTGTCGTGGGCGGCGTTCCTCGCCTTCACCGTCCTGACCCTTGCGGCTCTGTTCCCCGATCCGCCGCTGCGCTTCTACGCCTCGCTCCACGCCACATGGAATGCCGAGTGGAGCCCGGGCGAGGTCTTCGCCATGGCGAGCGGCATGGGCATCCTCACCTTCCTCGTCGTCTGGCTGCTCCAGTTCATCGACGCGGTGCGCTTCGCCATGATCCCGCGCATCGTGAAGCGCAATCGCGTGTTCGACCGCGCCGTGTCGCATTTCAAGGTGGGCGCGGAACGGCGCACGCACGGCCGCACCGGCGTGCTCCTCTACCTGTCCATGCGCGAACACCGGGCAGAGATCGTGGCAGACGAGACGATCGCGCAAAAGGTCGATCCCGAGGTCTGGGGCGAGGCCATGGTCGACATGCTGGTGCAGGTGAAGAAGGGCGACATCGCCGGAGGGCTGGTCGCCGGTATCCGCGATGTCGGCGCCGTCCTGGCGGAACATTTCCCGCGGCAAGAGGACGACCAGAACGAATTGCCCGACAGGCTGATCGAATTGTGA